The DNA window TGAAGTCCATCGACATCCGTTCCACCCTTATCACCACCAACGACAATATCGATGTGCTGGTGCCGAACTCGGAATTCGTGACCAAGCGGCTGGTCAACTGGACCCACGGCTCGCTCAATCGCAGGATCCGGATCGCGTTCTCGGTGGATCTGGACGTGGACAAGGAACTGGTCAAGAAGGCCGCATTGGATGCAGCCCTGCAGGTGCCCTTCACTCTTGCTGCTTCTGGGCCCAAGCGGCCGCAGCTCTGGCTGATGGGGGGTGAAGGCAGTTCGATGGACTACATCCTGGCGGTTTGGCTAACGGAGGCGGCGTCGCGACGGAACTCGGCGGTGCGGGCGGCGTACCTGTGGGAGCTGGATAGTGCCTTCAAGCGGCATGGGGTGGTGAATGCCCTGCCCCGTAGTGAGATTCGTTTTTCGAGGGGTGCTGGGCGTGGGGCTGATGGGATCGTTGAGGACCACGAAGCGATTTCTGTGAATGACGCCAAAGAAGAAGCCCAGCGTGCGGTTGAAGAGGATGCACGACGGACGTAGAGCCGGGCTTGCCCGGCTGCTCTTGGCGGTTTTGTGCGACGTGGCGTGGCGATTTGGCAGTTAAAAGCAGCCGGGCAAGTCCGGCTCTACGCTATATGTAACGCTGTGTGTTACATATTGGGCATCGCACCTTTTACCGAGCCCTTATGTCCACGTTCCAAGACGCCGCCGCCGTCAGCCGCTATCAAGAAACCGCCCTGGCCAAGGTGCCTGGCATGGCCGCCCTCCACCGCATGACCCATATGCTGCTCGCCGAATCCGTCCCGGCAGACGGCGAGGTGCTGGTGCTGGGTGCAGGCGGCGGATTGGAGCTCAGCGCCTTTGCCCAGGCGCATTCTGGTTGGCGATTTGTGGGTGTGGACCCCTCCGCGCCCATGCTTGAACTTGCGCAGGAGACGCTAGGGGCTGGGGCTTCGCGCGTTGAGCTGGTGGAGGGGTTTATCGAGGACGCGCCGGTCCGCCAGTTCGATGGGGCGACTTGCCTGCTGACGCTTCACTTTCTCGACCGCGAGGGACGGTTGCGGACTTTGAGGGAGCTGTTCCAACGGTTGAAGCCTGGCGGTGTGTTGGTGGTCGCTCACCACAGCTATGCGCCCGAAGAGAGCCTGCATTGGCTTCGTCGCTCTGCTGCCTTTGCTTCGGCAAGCGGTGTGGTGAGCGAACAGGATGAGGCGGGGATTGCTGCGATGGCGGCCAAACTGCCGGCGCTTTCCGCGCAAGATGAGGTGGCGTTGCTTGAGACGGCTGGGTTTGTGGATGTGGAGCTGTTCTACGCTGCGCTGAGCTTCCGGGGTTGGGTGGCGCGGAGGCTCTTGTAGAGCCGGGCTTGCCCGGCTGCTCTTGGTGGTCATTCCTGGCGTGGCGAATTGTCAGCGAAAAGCAGCCGGGCAAGCCCGGCTCTACGGGGCAGGTCACGCGTGACAGACACCGCGGGTCACTTGTTTTCAATCCGGGCATAAAGCTCGCTGACCCACTCCACAAACACGCGCACCTTCGTGCTGAGCTGCCGGCTCGGGGCGTACGCGATGTACACGTCCAATGGCGCGGGCCGCCATTCCTGCAGCACAGGCACCAGTTCACCGCGCTCAATGGCCGGCCGGACCATGAAATCCAAGGTGTGGATTACCCCAAGCCCAACCAGTCCCGTCGCCAGATGGGCGTTGCTCTCATTGACCATGACCGCACAGTCGGGAGCGACCTCCAGCGGCACGCTGTCGTCCAGGAAATGCAGCGGCGGTGCCCTGCCCGTGTGCGCGGAAAAGTACCCGACAACTGGAAACCGAGGTTCCAGCAACTCCTCAGGATGAGTCGGCACCCCATAGCGTTCGAGATACGCGGGACTGGCGCAGGTAGTCCAGTCCAGGCGGCCGATTTTGCGGGAAATCAGTGCACCATCGTCCGCGTTACTGCGGATCGCACAGTCGATGTTCTCACCGATGACATCCACGGTCCGGTCGGTCACACCCAGATGCACCTGGATGTCCGGATAGCGGGCCCGGAACTCCGGCAGTGCCGGGATCAACAGCCCGCTGGCGGTCGAGCCGCCTGTGTCCACGCGCAATTTGCACTTGGGGCTGCGTTGGGCGCGGCCGAGGGTGGCCTCCACATCATCCAGTTCCGTCAGCAGGTGCCGGATGCGCTCGTAGTACGCGGCGCCATCGTTGCTGACACTGACCCGGCGCGTGCTGCGCTCCAGCAGCTTCACCCCAAGGTGCTTCTCAAGCGCGGTGATCGACTTGCTCAAGGTGGCGTTGGGCATCTGCAGCGATTCCGCTGCGCGATTGAAGCCGCCGGTCTCCACGACACGGGCGAAGGCGCGTATTGCCTGTAAGTGGTCCATGCTGGGCTCCGGGTAGGTAGCTGATTATTCACCCGGGGAAATAAAGAATCAACGAAACATGTATTTATATCCGAATGGCACCCCAATAGAGTGGCACCCATCGCGGCACTCGCCGTCCACTCAAGGCAAAGACATGCAAACCCAGGAACTGGTCAACGTCCACACCACGAAACATGCCGGCAAGGTGGCCCTGGTCACCGGCGGCAGCTCGGGCATCGGTCTGGCCACCGCCAAACGCCTCGCACTCGAGGGTGCAAAGGTGATCATCAGCGGGCGCCGCCAGTCGGAGCTGGATCGCGCGGTCGCCGAGATCGGGCATGGTGCGGTTGCCGTCCGCGGTGACATCTCGGTGGCTGCAGACCTGGACGCCCTGATGGAGAGCATCCGCGCGACGCACGGTCGCCTGGATATTCTGATTGCCAACGCGGGCGGCGGTGAGTTCACCCCGCTTGATGGCATTACCGAAGCGGGTTTCGACAAGTACTTTGGCATCAACGTCAAAGGCACCTTGTTTACGGTGCAGAAGGCGTTGCCGCTGATGACCGCTGGCGGTGCCATTGTGGTCACGGGGTCTATCGCCGCCAACCAGGGCGTGCCTGCCTTCGGTGTTTATGCCGCCACGAAGGCTGCGCTGCGTTCGTTCGTGCGGACATGGGCTTCCGACCTCAAGGGTCGGGATATCCGGGTCAACCTGGTGGCACCCGGTGTGGTGGTGACCCCGGCCTACAAGTCCGAGCTTGGCATGAGCGACGCGGACATCAGCGCCTACCTTGCTGATGTTGCCCAGAAGGCGCCGCTTGGCCGTGGGGGTAGTCCGGATGAGATTGCCAAGGCGATGTCGTTCCTGGCGTCGGAGGAGGCGTCGTACATCAGCGGTGCGGAGCTTGCGGTGGATGGTGGTTTGACGCAGGTTTGACCATTGGTCATTGCACGTAGAGCCGCGCCCTGCTTGGCTGCGCTTTGATCTGGTGCCGCGAAGCCACGCAGGGCGTGGCTCTACGGGGGCAGCACGTGTAGAGCCGGGCTTGCCCGGCTCTACGTCCAGGGCGACCCGATGTATCCGTGGGCGGCCATGCTACGCTGGGCTGTTGCGTCTACCCTGCCCCGTCAATGACCGCCAAGCAAAAGCCCCGCTTTGATTCCCCCAATGCCGGAGCTGCCTTCCGCACGCTTTGGCCTCTGTTGGCGGTCATGCTGTTCTTCCTGGGCAGCGGCTTCCTGGCCAGCAAGAACATCAGCACCATCCGCGAGGGCAGCGCCGCGGTCATCCGCTCCCAGGAAACGATGACGGCCCTGAGTGACGTCCTTTCCTCGGTCCAGGATGCCGAGACCGGTCAGCGTGGTTACCTGCTGACCGGCAATGAAAGCTATCTGGAGCCGTACGAGACCGCACTGCAGAGTGCCAAAACCCAGCTGCAGGCCATGGAGCAGGCGCTGGGGTACGACCCGGCCCAGACCGAGCGGCTCAAGCTGCTGGCCCGCGGCGTTCAGGCCAAGCTGGAAGAACTGCACGAAACCATCGAGCTGCGGCGCACCCAGGGGTTTGAAGCGGCCTTGACCGTCGTCAACTCCAATCGCGGCAAGGCCGCCATGGATGACATCCGCGCACGCCTGACCGCCATGCGCACCATCGAACTGGACAAGCGCGCCGAGCGCCTGGCCGAGATGGACAAGGCGTACAGTGCGGCGCTCACCACCGGTGCCGCCACCGCCGTGCTGGGCATCGTGCTGACCACCCTGATCGCCTTCCTGCTGCGTCGCCATGCCCGGGCGCGCGACCGCAGCGCCTGGCTGCAGCAGGGCCGGCTGGAGCTGACCACGGCCACCGGTGGTGACCTCGACAACGCTGTGCTGGCCAAGGCCAGTCTCGGATTCCTGGCCCGCTACACCGGTGCCGAGGCCGGCATGCTGTTCGTGCCGACGGATTCGGGGTTCCAGCGGATTGGTGCCGTGGGTACCACCTCGGTCGTGGACATCATCGAAGGCGGCGCGCTGCGCCCGGCCGAGTCCCTGCTTGGCCGCGCCGTGGACGAGAAACGCGTCCTGCTGGTGTCGGACGTGCCGGCCGGCTACTTCACGGTCGGCTCGGGCTTGGGGCAAAGCCAGCCACGCCATCTGGTCATCGCCCCGGCGGTGCACGAGGGCGAGGTCACCGGGGTCATGGAACTGGGCTTCTTCGGCCCCGTGCCCAGTGAGGTGGTCGAACTGCTGGAGCTCGCCTCCGGAGATATGGCCGTCGCCCTGCGCTCGGCCGCCTACCGGGCCAAGCTCTCCGAACTGCTCGCCCAGACCCAGGCGCAGTCCGAAGCCCTGCAGGTGCAGAGCGAGGAACTGCGGGTCTCCAACGAAGAGCTGGAGGAGCACAGCCGCGCCCTGCGTGCTTCCCAGGCCGAACTGGAAGAGCAGCAGGCGGAGCTGGAACAGACCAACAACCAGCTGTTCGACCAGTCGCTGCAGCTGGAAGAGGAACGCGACAAGCTCGCCCGCGCCAATGCCGGCATCGTGGCCGAAGCCAGCAAAGTGCAGCGGGCCAGCCAGTACAAGTCCGAGTTCCTGGCCAACATGTCGCACGAGCTGCGCACGCCGCTCAACTCCGCGCTGATCCTGTCCAAGCTGCTGGGCGACAACCGCGACGGCAACCTCACCGAGGAACAGGTGAAGTTCGCGCGCACCATTCAC is part of the Stenotrophomonas oahuensis genome and encodes:
- a CDS encoding mechanosensitive ion channel family protein, with the translated sequence MTDLRDVKEALALEPLSFLGLGVSVGDALAGLVALLVTWLLASMVRRGIRRYGTRHPDANQATLYTFSRLLHYVILGFGALVALQVAGVPLSQFAVFTGAIGVGLGFGMQAIFSNFVSGLILLFDRSLKVGDFIELDKDTRGVVKSIDIRSTLITTNDNIDVLVPNSEFVTKRLVNWTHGSLNRRIRIAFSVDLDVDKELVKKAALDAALQVPFTLAASGPKRPQLWLMGGEGSSMDYILAVWLTEAASRRNSAVRAAYLWELDSAFKRHGVVNALPRSEIRFSRGAGRGADGIVEDHEAISVNDAKEEAQRAVEEDARRT
- a CDS encoding class I SAM-dependent methyltransferase, yielding MSTFQDAAAVSRYQETALAKVPGMAALHRMTHMLLAESVPADGEVLVLGAGGGLELSAFAQAHSGWRFVGVDPSAPMLELAQETLGAGASRVELVEGFIEDAPVRQFDGATCLLTLHFLDREGRLRTLRELFQRLKPGGVLVVAHHSYAPEESLHWLRRSAAFASASGVVSEQDEAGIAAMAAKLPALSAQDEVALLETAGFVDVELFYAALSFRGWVARRLL
- a CDS encoding LysR family transcriptional regulator codes for the protein MDHLQAIRAFARVVETGGFNRAAESLQMPNATLSKSITALEKHLGVKLLERSTRRVSVSNDGAAYYERIRHLLTELDDVEATLGRAQRSPKCKLRVDTGGSTASGLLIPALPEFRARYPDIQVHLGVTDRTVDVIGENIDCAIRSNADDGALISRKIGRLDWTTCASPAYLERYGVPTHPEELLEPRFPVVGYFSAHTGRAPPLHFLDDSVPLEVAPDCAVMVNESNAHLATGLVGLGVIHTLDFMVRPAIERGELVPVLQEWRPAPLDVYIAYAPSRQLSTKVRVFVEWVSELYARIENK
- a CDS encoding glucose 1-dehydrogenase yields the protein MQTQELVNVHTTKHAGKVALVTGGSSGIGLATAKRLALEGAKVIISGRRQSELDRAVAEIGHGAVAVRGDISVAADLDALMESIRATHGRLDILIANAGGGEFTPLDGITEAGFDKYFGINVKGTLFTVQKALPLMTAGGAIVVTGSIAANQGVPAFGVYAATKAALRSFVRTWASDLKGRDIRVNLVAPGVVVTPAYKSELGMSDADISAYLADVAQKAPLGRGGSPDEIAKAMSFLASEEASYISGAELAVDGGLTQV